In a genomic window of Aggregatimonas sangjinii:
- a CDS encoding peroxiredoxin family protein — translation MKNIVLLLIMFALSSACKDTEPVEPSLGMWRAELAVMDGQVLPFNFKLFRAESGAYEMEVYNAEEVILVDEIQIDNDSIIIRTPVFEGYLAATFTTDKMKGEFIKESLDRIVPFEATFDQQSRFDARGASHENVTGIWETNFNPGTGDEYIAKGIFKQNGDTVTGTFETTTGDYRFLDGIVDGDSLKVSAFDGAHAFLFTAKVSDSTLNGAFYSGNHSKETFSAKRNESYNLPSTDSLTYLNDGYEKLAFEFPDAEGKMVSLTDQRFQDKVVLVQIMGSWCPNCLDETKYYTQYLKENQNQDLEIVALAFEYAKTKEKAFASIKRFTDRIGVEYPVLLAQYGTSDKEEAQKKLPMLNHVLSYPTTIYIDKSGEVQKIHTGFNGPATGEKYELFKKEFDVFVKALLAE, via the coding sequence ATGAAAAATATCGTATTACTCCTCATCATGTTCGCTCTGAGTAGTGCTTGTAAAGATACCGAACCAGTTGAACCATCTTTGGGGATGTGGCGTGCCGAGTTGGCCGTTATGGATGGTCAAGTGCTGCCTTTTAATTTTAAATTGTTTCGGGCCGAATCTGGAGCGTACGAAATGGAGGTGTATAATGCGGAGGAGGTTATTTTAGTCGATGAGATTCAAATTGACAATGATTCCATTATCATTAGAACTCCTGTTTTCGAAGGGTATCTAGCGGCTACATTTACGACAGATAAAATGAAAGGTGAATTTATCAAGGAAAGCTTGGACCGTATCGTGCCTTTTGAAGCCACTTTTGATCAACAGTCGCGGTTTGATGCCCGAGGGGCGTCGCATGAAAATGTGACCGGTATTTGGGAGACCAATTTTAATCCCGGCACAGGAGATGAATACATCGCAAAAGGAATCTTCAAACAAAACGGGGATACCGTTACCGGAACTTTTGAAACTACAACAGGTGATTATCGTTTTCTCGACGGTATCGTGGATGGCGATTCGTTAAAGGTGTCGGCCTTCGACGGTGCGCATGCTTTTCTGTTTACCGCGAAGGTTTCCGATAGTACGCTAAACGGAGCGTTCTATTCCGGAAACCATTCCAAGGAAACCTTTAGTGCAAAACGCAACGAATCCTATAATCTTCCCAGCACTGATTCGCTTACTTACTTAAACGATGGTTACGAAAAGTTGGCCTTTGAATTTCCGGACGCAGAGGGGAAGATGGTTTCGCTAACGGACCAGCGGTTTCAGGACAAAGTAGTGTTGGTTCAGATTATGGGATCTTGGTGTCCTAATTGCCTAGATGAAACAAAATACTACACGCAATACCTTAAAGAAAATCAAAACCAGGATTTAGAAATAGTCGCCCTGGCATTCGAATATGCCAAGACCAAAGAAAAAGCGTTTGCAAGTATCAAGAGATTTACTGACAGAATTGGGGTGGAATATCCTGTTCTCTTGGCACAATACGGCACCTCCGACAAGGAAGAAGCGCAGAAAAAACTGCCTATGCTGAACCATGTACTTTCCTATCCTACTACTATCTACATTGATAAAAGTGGTGAAGTCCAAAAAATACATACTGGTTTCAATGGTCCTGCAACGGGTGAAAAATACGAGCTGTTTAAGAAAGAATTCGATGTTTTCGTAAAGGCACTTCTGGCGGAGTAG
- the pheT gene encoding phenylalanine--tRNA ligase subunit beta — translation MHISYNWLKQFLKLDWEASETAELLTDLGLEVEGVATYESIKGSLQGVVVGHVLSCEKHPNADKLKLTIVDIGTEGAVQIVCGAPNVAKGQKVPVATIGTTLYTKDGEPWTIKKGKIRGEESHGMICAEDELGLGASHDGIMILDDSLKAGTPCSEILEVEVDEVFEIGLTPNRADAMSHFGVARDLKAGLLQRKTKLELITPSVSKFHVDNRSLKMEVVVENSELAPRYCGITLSNLIVQPSPDWLKNRLKAIGLTPKNNLVDATNYVLHELGQPMHAFDADRIFGNKIVVKKMPSGTKFMTLDGEERELHEDDLMICDAEKPMCIAGVFGGINTGVTENTKAIFLESAYFDPVSIRKTAKRHGLNTDASFRFERGIDIENVEYALKRAALLIKELAGGNITSDLIDFYPKKKKDHQVFLSFEKTNRLIGQEIPRDMIKSILASLEIKVNNMTETGLGLTIPSYRVDVVREVDVIEEVLRVYGYNNIDFKKKLNASIAPISRLEDHKLQTIIGNQLAASGFFEILTNSLTSPEYVAYLEDLNTEQSVHMLNPLSNDLAAMRQSMLFNGLEALSYNINRKKQHLKFFEFGKTYHQYGDKREENKHLALLLTGNRTEEGWANDRQAVDFFYLKSVIQNIFDRLGVGVSHTHPTENRIFSEGIGLGEKKRTLVEFGMVRKSVLKKFDVKQDVLYADFNWDALAELAGKIPIVFKDIPKYPEVKRDLALLLNENTPFREVYEIATQTERKYLKAVNLFDVYTGSKLPDGKKSYAVSFTLQNEEGTLTEKQIDKIMAKLQLRYEKELNAQLR, via the coding sequence ATGCACATATCTTACAACTGGCTAAAACAGTTTCTCAAACTTGATTGGGAAGCCAGTGAAACTGCGGAACTTCTTACAGATCTCGGCTTAGAAGTAGAGGGTGTTGCTACATATGAATCGATAAAGGGAAGCCTTCAGGGTGTTGTGGTCGGCCATGTACTCAGTTGTGAAAAACATCCGAATGCCGACAAACTCAAACTAACCATTGTGGACATCGGTACGGAGGGTGCGGTTCAAATTGTCTGTGGTGCGCCTAACGTAGCAAAGGGACAAAAGGTGCCCGTAGCGACTATCGGAACGACGCTTTATACCAAAGATGGTGAACCTTGGACCATAAAAAAGGGGAAGATCAGAGGAGAGGAAAGTCACGGAATGATTTGTGCCGAGGATGAATTAGGGCTTGGCGCAAGCCATGATGGCATCATGATTCTGGACGATTCTCTCAAGGCAGGAACGCCATGCAGCGAGATTTTAGAAGTAGAGGTAGATGAAGTTTTTGAAATCGGGCTTACCCCCAACCGAGCCGATGCGATGAGCCATTTTGGCGTCGCACGTGACCTTAAAGCCGGGCTTTTGCAAAGAAAAACAAAGCTTGAGCTGATTACTCCTTCGGTCAGTAAATTTCACGTCGATAATCGTTCCTTAAAAATGGAGGTCGTTGTCGAGAACAGCGAACTCGCTCCGCGCTACTGTGGTATTACTCTCAGCAATTTAATCGTTCAACCATCTCCTGACTGGTTGAAAAACAGATTGAAGGCTATTGGTCTAACCCCTAAAAATAATTTGGTAGACGCTACCAACTATGTACTCCACGAATTAGGGCAGCCGATGCACGCTTTCGATGCCGACCGGATATTCGGCAATAAAATAGTCGTAAAGAAAATGCCTTCGGGCACGAAATTCATGACACTTGATGGGGAAGAGCGTGAACTGCATGAAGATGACCTTATGATTTGTGATGCTGAAAAACCGATGTGTATCGCAGGGGTTTTCGGCGGAATCAATACCGGCGTCACTGAAAATACCAAAGCTATATTTTTGGAAAGCGCTTATTTTGATCCTGTATCGATTCGAAAGACGGCGAAACGACATGGCTTGAACACGGATGCTTCCTTTCGTTTTGAACGGGGCATCGACATCGAGAATGTAGAATACGCCTTAAAGCGTGCGGCCTTACTCATTAAGGAATTGGCAGGGGGGAATATCACCTCTGACCTTATAGATTTCTATCCAAAAAAGAAAAAGGACCACCAAGTATTCCTCTCTTTCGAAAAAACGAACAGATTGATTGGTCAGGAGATACCCCGCGACATGATCAAATCTATTTTGGCCTCGCTGGAAATAAAGGTCAACAACATGACCGAGACGGGCCTTGGCCTTACCATACCGTCGTACCGTGTAGATGTAGTTCGGGAAGTGGATGTTATCGAGGAGGTTCTGCGCGTTTATGGTTACAACAATATTGATTTCAAAAAGAAATTAAACGCTTCTATTGCCCCTATTTCCAGATTGGAAGACCATAAGTTGCAGACCATTATAGGAAATCAATTGGCGGCATCGGGTTTTTTTGAAATTCTGACGAATAGCCTCACTTCTCCCGAGTATGTGGCTTACTTGGAAGATTTGAATACCGAACAATCAGTTCATATGCTGAATCCATTGAGCAATGACCTCGCCGCCATGCGACAATCGATGTTGTTCAATGGTCTGGAAGCTTTGTCTTATAATATCAACCGTAAGAAGCAACATCTTAAATTTTTCGAATTCGGAAAGACCTACCATCAATACGGTGATAAACGAGAGGAAAACAAGCACCTTGCATTATTACTGACCGGAAACCGCACGGAAGAGGGTTGGGCGAACGACAGACAAGCGGTCGATTTCTTTTATCTGAAATCCGTTATTCAAAATATTTTCGATAGACTGGGTGTTGGAGTATCCCATACCCATCCAACGGAAAACCGTATATTTTCAGAAGGAATTGGCCTCGGAGAGAAAAAGCGAACCTTGGTCGAATTCGGAATGGTACGAAAATCCGTCTTAAAGAAATTCGATGTAAAGCAAGATGTTCTTTATGCCGATTTCAACTGGGATGCCCTAGCTGAATTGGCCGGTAAAATCCCTATAGTTTTTAAGGATATTCCAAAATATCCAGAGGTAAAACGGGATTTGGCCTTGCTATTGAATGAAAATACACCATTTAGGGAGGTATACGAAATCGCTACCCAGACAGAGCGGAAATACCTGAAAGCAGTGAATCTTTTCGACGTATATACCGGAAGCAAACTGCCCGATGGTAAAAAGTCATATGCCGTAAGCTTTACGCTACAGAACGAGGAAGGCACACTTACCGAAAAGCAAATCGATAAAATTATGGCGAAACTACAATTGCGCTACGAAAAAGAACTGAATGCGCAATTGCGCTAA
- a CDS encoding fasciclin domain-containing protein, whose protein sequence is MKYLTQPLTILLVLFANLIFAQENSRELQRMNPKESIATNTANSQNHTTLLAVIEAAELEEILNEEGPFTVFAPSDIAFEKLTSGKIDELLLPQNKKNLKTLITYHIVAGNFSASKILKEMCRGAGRASFTTVQGDELIATMSGIDIVLTDSNGNTARITTADSEQSNGVIHEIDSVFLPAKL, encoded by the coding sequence ATGAAATACTTGACGCAGCCCCTCACCATCCTCTTAGTGCTTTTCGCTAACCTAATTTTTGCCCAGGAGAACAGCCGGGAACTACAAAGAATGAACCCAAAGGAGAGTATTGCGACCAATACGGCGAATTCACAAAATCATACGACCCTTCTAGCGGTAATCGAAGCAGCCGAATTGGAAGAAATTCTAAACGAGGAGGGACCATTTACCGTATTTGCACCATCTGACATTGCCTTCGAAAAATTGACCAGCGGGAAAATAGATGAGTTACTACTTCCTCAAAATAAAAAGAATCTCAAAACACTCATTACGTACCATATCGTGGCCGGTAATTTTTCGGCGTCTAAAATCTTAAAGGAAATGTGTAGAGGCGCTGGTCGGGCTTCCTTTACAACCGTTCAGGGTGATGAATTGATTGCCACGATGAGCGGTATCGATATCGTACTCACCGATAGTAATGGTAATACCGCAAGAATCACTACTGCCGATTCCGAGCAGAGCAACGGAGTTATTCATGAAATAGATAGTGTGTTCCTTCCCGCAAAACTATAG